The Geotalea uraniireducens Rf4 genome window below encodes:
- a CDS encoding choice-of-anchor D domain-containing protein — protein MQIPYVKNTVSPWFFAVLIFACFTAAVPLYAGTNQWTGIGPAGADVRALAVDPLTADTIYAATSAGIFKSVDAGGSWSAANTGLTASDMRAFAIDPLTPTTLYAGSTTGGVFKSVDGGGNWSSANSGLTASDVRALAVDPLTPATVYAGTATGGIFKSVNGGGSWSAVNSGLTASDIRALAVDAVTSTTVYAGTATGGVFRSIDGGTSWSAANSSLTAGDMRSLAVDPLTPATIYGGTATGGVFKSVNSGVSWSAVNTGLTDMVVQTLVIDPLTPATVYAGTTTGGVFMSSDGGDNWRTVNAGLTSTTIQSIAIGKAAPTTVYAGTSAVGVFKITTAPEIAISPASFNFGSVTVAIPSPAQGFTLTNTGLADLTVSSITASGGDSAMFGVAAGSCPSLTPTLKAGTGCTVNVTFTPALSGAKTTNLVVASNAVTAPNLTVPLTGTGVIQTYPLTLSVIGTGTVNYSTGGSCSTYCSQSFDKGTSITLSPVVDAGSAFAGWSGCPMTMGDSCLIILNSPLTMTATFNLLPLDVPPSPSIQAAYNAVLAGGVIRVTAAPYSEILTCDRNISVALQGGYDTLFTTVSGYTTLNGSLIVSNGTLTVDGLVIM, from the coding sequence ATGCAGATACCTTACGTAAAAAATACGGTCAGCCCATGGTTCTTTGCGGTGCTTATTTTTGCATGTTTTACCGCTGCAGTTCCGCTCTATGCCGGTACCAATCAGTGGACGGGGATCGGCCCGGCTGGCGCAGACGTTCGCGCCCTGGCTGTGGACCCATTAACCGCGGACACCATCTATGCGGCTACTTCTGCAGGAATCTTCAAGAGCGTTGACGCTGGCGGGAGTTGGAGTGCCGCCAATACGGGTCTCACGGCAAGCGATATGCGTGCATTCGCCATTGATCCGCTTACCCCGACGACGCTCTATGCGGGGAGTACCACCGGCGGGGTTTTCAAGAGTGTCGATGGCGGCGGGAACTGGAGCTCAGCCAATAGCGGCCTTACAGCCAGCGATGTGCGCGCCCTGGCCGTTGATCCGCTGACTCCGGCAACAGTCTATGCTGGAACAGCCACCGGCGGGATATTTAAGAGTGTCAACGGTGGCGGAAGCTGGAGTGCTGTCAACAGCGGCCTCACGGCAAGCGATATCCGCGCCTTGGCCGTGGATGCGGTCACCTCGACAACGGTCTATGCTGGTACCGCTACCGGCGGGGTGTTCAGGAGTATTGACGGTGGTACGAGTTGGAGTGCCGCCAACAGCAGTCTCACGGCTGGAGATATGCGTTCTCTGGCTGTAGACCCGCTGACCCCGGCAACGATCTATGGGGGCACAGCCACCGGCGGCGTCTTTAAGAGCGTCAACAGCGGCGTGAGCTGGAGCGCCGTCAATACCGGCCTTACCGATATGGTTGTTCAGACGCTCGTTATCGACCCGCTGACCCCGGCAACAGTCTATGCGGGCACCACAACCGGCGGCGTCTTTATGAGCAGCGATGGTGGCGACAACTGGCGTACCGTGAACGCCGGCCTCACCAGTACCACGATCCAGTCTATTGCCATAGGCAAGGCTGCCCCGACCACAGTTTATGCGGGCACCTCCGCAGTCGGCGTCTTCAAAATAACCACTGCCCCTGAGATTGCCATCTCACCGGCATCATTTAATTTCGGTAGCGTCACGGTCGCCATTCCGTCGCCGGCCCAGGGATTCACCCTCACCAATACCGGCCTGGCGGACCTCACGGTAAGCTCCATCACCGCTTCCGGCGGTGACAGCGCCATGTTCGGCGTGGCTGCCGGCAGCTGCCCGAGTCTGACCCCGACCCTCAAGGCCGGGACGGGTTGTACCGTTAATGTCACCTTCACACCTGCACTTTCCGGTGCAAAGACTACGAATCTTGTTGTTGCCTCCAACGCGGTAACAGCTCCGAACCTCACTGTTCCATTAACGGGTACCGGGGTGATTCAGACCTATCCACTCACCCTGTCTGTGATAGGTACTGGTACCGTCAACTATTCAACCGGAGGGAGCTGCAGTACTTACTGCAGCCAATCATTCGACAAAGGCACGTCGATAACCCTCTCGCCGGTGGTTGATGCAGGCTCTGCTTTTGCCGGCTGGAGCGGTTGCCCCATGACAATGGGGGATTCCTGCCTCATTATTCTGAATTCACCGCTCACCATGACAGCTACGTTCAACCTGCTGCCGCTCGACGTGCCCCCCTCTCCGTCCATCCAGGCCGCCTACAATGCCGTGTTGGCAGGCGGCGTCATCAGGGTTACGGCAGCGCCCTACAGTGAAATCCTTACCTGCGACCGTAATATTTCTGTTGCCCTGCAAGGTGGCTATGATACGCTTTTCACAACCGTTAGCGGCTACACTACCCTGAACGGCAGCCTGATCGTCAGCAACGGGACGCTGACTGTTGACGGGCTGGTGATTATGTAG
- the dmpI gene encoding 4-oxalocrotonate tautomerase DmpI, which translates to MPVITIDIGNLDKEKKAGLVRELTAKASEVTQIPAEKFIVLINEMERDNIGVGGKLLSEIL; encoded by the coding sequence ATGCCGGTGATAACCATCGATATTGGTAACCTGGACAAAGAAAAAAAGGCAGGGCTCGTAAGGGAGCTGACGGCAAAGGCGAGCGAGGTGACGCAGATTCCTGCTGAGAAATTCATCGTTCTCATCAACGAGATGGAGCGGGATAACATCGGTGTCGGCGGGAAGCTGCTTTCTGAAATATTGTAG
- the dndB gene encoding DNA sulfur modification protein DndB: MDTNSTLSFPVIRGLQAHREYYVAMWTLRMMRQISIFNEDELPPELRAQRILNKARIPEIAEYIIDNPDDYVFSALTVSIDSDVLFEPLPGQDKLGLLRVPMDAHFIINDGQHRRAAIIEALKQRPELEHETIAVVFFLDIGLERCQQMFADLNRYAIRPSRSLGLLYDHRNDKARLAKMVIMKSEIFRDLVDMEKSSLAPRARKLFTLSAFYNACADLVNGLATGNLIEDADLARTFWEETAKHFPMWEQVREGKLPASEVREGFIHSHGIALQAIGKAGNALLHSHPNDWKKRLKALEKIDWSRNNAKIWEGRAIIGGKVSKSTTNVVLATNVIKKALSLSLSEEEQRVETAHLKK, from the coding sequence ATGGATACGAACTCTACCCTTTCATTCCCAGTTATTCGCGGACTACAGGCCCATCGCGAATATTACGTTGCCATGTGGACACTCCGGATGATGAGGCAAATTTCGATATTCAATGAAGATGAACTCCCTCCGGAACTACGCGCCCAGCGAATCCTCAACAAGGCGCGCATACCGGAAATCGCCGAGTATATCATCGACAACCCGGATGATTATGTTTTTTCTGCCCTCACCGTTTCAATCGATTCCGACGTCCTGTTTGAGCCGCTCCCCGGCCAGGATAAACTCGGTCTGCTCCGCGTCCCAATGGATGCCCATTTCATCATCAACGATGGCCAGCACCGCCGGGCCGCTATTATCGAGGCACTGAAGCAACGACCCGAACTGGAACACGAAACAATCGCCGTAGTCTTTTTCCTAGACATAGGCCTGGAGCGCTGCCAGCAGATGTTTGCCGACCTCAATCGCTACGCCATCCGTCCGAGCCGCTCGCTGGGCCTGCTGTACGACCACCGCAACGACAAGGCCCGCTTGGCAAAAATGGTTATCATGAAATCGGAAATCTTCCGTGACCTGGTGGACATGGAGAAATCCTCTCTCGCCCCCCGCGCCCGAAAACTCTTCACACTCTCCGCATTTTACAACGCCTGTGCCGATCTTGTTAACGGCTTAGCTACTGGCAATCTGATAGAAGACGCAGATCTTGCCCGCACATTTTGGGAGGAGACAGCCAAGCATTTCCCTATGTGGGAGCAAGTGCGCGAGGGGAAACTTCCTGCCAGTGAGGTGAGGGAAGGATTTATCCACTCCCATGGAATTGCGCTCCAGGCCATCGGCAAGGCGGGAAATGCTCTTCTGCACAGCCATCCAAACGACTGGAAAAAACGACTGAAAGCCCTGGAAAAAATCGATTGGTCGCGCAACAATGCCAAGATATGGGAAGGCAGAGCCATAATTGGCGGCAAAGTCTCCAAATCCACCACTAACGTCGTCCTGGCCACAAATGTCATAAAGAAAGCCTTATCGCTCTCTCTCAGCGAAGAAGAACAGCGAGTCGAAACAGCACACCTCAAAAAGTAA
- the dndA gene encoding cysteine desulfurase DndA, which translates to MGTIYLDCNATTPLDAEVREVMLRYLTEDFGNEGSRTHEFGARAKQAVQKARDQVAAVVSAKRDEVIFTSGATESNNLAILGLRAAGEEQGKKHVITTAIEHKAVLEPCDALERAGFAVTRVPVGAGGVVELEAIKAALRPDTLLVSVMQTNNETGIRQPLDDIAEILKNHPAYFHTDAAQGFGKDLELLRNLRIDLISISGHKIYAPKGIGALVMRRRGYERILLQPLVYGGGQERGLRPGTLPVALIAALGTAAEIAVRDNEKRREACRCMRENALKALSPLEPKLTGEQSLAMDHVLNLAFPGLDSEALIVALKDLIAISNGSACTSSNYTPSHVLKAMGMSDDEANACVRLSWCHMTTEIDWDAVACRISSLR; encoded by the coding sequence ATGGGAACTATCTATCTGGATTGCAATGCTACCACCCCCCTGGATGCTGAGGTTCGAGAGGTAATGCTCCGTTACCTGACAGAGGACTTCGGCAATGAGGGGAGCCGTACCCACGAATTCGGCGCACGGGCTAAACAGGCGGTGCAGAAAGCGCGGGATCAGGTAGCCGCTGTAGTTTCAGCCAAGCGTGACGAGGTGATTTTTACCAGCGGCGCGACGGAGAGCAACAACCTTGCAATTCTCGGTTTACGGGCTGCGGGAGAGGAGCAGGGGAAGAAACACGTTATCACCACGGCCATTGAACACAAGGCCGTGCTGGAGCCATGCGATGCCCTTGAACGGGCTGGTTTTGCAGTAACACGAGTGCCTGTTGGCGCTGGTGGTGTGGTGGAACTGGAAGCGATAAAAGCTGCTCTACGGCCGGATACACTGCTGGTTTCAGTCATGCAGACGAATAATGAAACCGGTATCCGCCAGCCATTGGATGATATTGCCGAAATACTAAAGAATCATCCTGCCTACTTCCACACCGATGCGGCGCAGGGTTTTGGTAAGGATTTAGAGCTACTACGTAATCTACGGATCGATCTCATCAGTATCAGCGGACATAAAATTTATGCACCAAAGGGAATCGGCGCCTTAGTCATGCGGAGGCGTGGCTATGAGCGCATACTACTGCAACCACTCGTCTATGGTGGGGGGCAGGAGCGTGGCCTGCGGCCGGGAACATTGCCGGTAGCACTGATAGCTGCCCTTGGAACGGCAGCCGAGATTGCTGTGCGTGATAACGAAAAACGGAGAGAAGCCTGCCGGTGCATGCGGGAAAATGCGTTGAAGGCCTTATCACCTCTTGAACCGAAATTGACTGGCGAGCAGTCCTTGGCGATGGATCATGTTCTTAACCTGGCCTTTCCCGGTCTTGATTCTGAAGCCCTGATAGTTGCCCTGAAGGATTTGATTGCGATCTCCAACGGCTCGGCGTGCACATCGAGTAATTATACACCAAGTCATGTGTTGAAGGCGATGGGTATGAGCGATGACGAAGCGAATGCCTGCGTCCGCCTCAGCTGGTGTCATATGACAACGGAGATTGATTGGGATGCCGTGGCTTGTAGAATATCTTCGCTGAGATAG
- the dndC gene encoding DNA phosphorothioation system sulfurtransferase DndC: MKTAKKKAGVPATNDSVQPECTVTETSLPNTDNSNSPAAKVRKSAFNELGFQATIELLQEEIRSLYIADEIPWIIGYSGGKDSTATLQLVWTAIAELPAEQRRKTVYAISTDTMVENPVVAAWVANSLAVMKRASAEQLVPIQPRRLTPALVDSFWVNLIGKGYPAPRHKFRWCTARLKISPSNSFINSIVSSSVEAILVLGTRKAESSARAANMARHEKGRVRDRLSPNSSLPGSLVYSPIEAWTNDDVWFYLMQVKNPWGYNNRDLLGMYAGASADGECPLVVDDSTPSCGDSRFGCWVCTLVDKDKSMTAMIQNDEEKEWMMPLLDIRDALDFRRDHKGEYAENADYDIRDFRRMSGAVQVMSGGRPIPGPYIQSAREEWLRKLLIAQTYIRKNGPPEVQGIELITLEELQEIRRIWVVDKHELEDSLPRIYREATGNDYPGRPLDDNLVIGEEEMHVLAELCGEDRLHYELTRELLSITRQQRTTSRRAGLHEQLEKTFSRHFYDDKQDALTRAQQMADQKQRLSNNRQQFVSVVMEPLACDQEGEA, encoded by the coding sequence ATGAAAACAGCAAAAAAGAAAGCTGGTGTTCCAGCAACAAATGATTCTGTACAACCTGAATGTACGGTAACTGAAACATCTCTTCCCAACACAGACAACTCAAATTCGCCAGCTGCAAAGGTCCGCAAATCGGCCTTCAATGAACTCGGTTTCCAGGCGACCATCGAGCTGCTTCAGGAAGAAATCCGTAGCCTCTACATTGCCGACGAAATCCCCTGGATCATCGGCTATTCCGGCGGCAAGGATTCCACCGCAACCCTCCAACTGGTTTGGACCGCCATCGCAGAACTTCCTGCTGAACAGCGCCGGAAAACGGTCTATGCAATCTCCACCGACACCATGGTGGAAAATCCGGTCGTAGCTGCATGGGTGGCTAATTCGCTCGCTGTCATGAAGCGAGCTTCTGCCGAGCAACTGGTACCCATACAACCTCGCCGCCTGACACCGGCTTTGGTAGATTCTTTCTGGGTCAATTTGATCGGGAAAGGGTATCCTGCCCCTCGACACAAATTCCGCTGGTGCACGGCCCGCCTGAAAATTTCACCCTCCAACTCCTTCATCAACAGCATCGTATCTTCAAGTGTCGAAGCCATTCTCGTCCTTGGTACTAGAAAGGCAGAGAGCTCAGCCCGTGCAGCCAACATGGCTCGACATGAAAAGGGACGAGTCCGGGATCGGCTCAGTCCCAATTCCAGCTTACCTGGCTCACTCGTCTACTCTCCCATTGAGGCTTGGACAAACGACGATGTCTGGTTTTATCTCATGCAAGTTAAAAATCCGTGGGGCTACAACAATCGGGATCTGCTTGGCATGTATGCCGGGGCATCTGCTGATGGCGAGTGTCCGCTCGTCGTAGATGATTCAACGCCGAGTTGCGGTGACTCACGTTTTGGCTGCTGGGTCTGCACCCTGGTGGACAAAGACAAGTCCATGACCGCCATGATTCAGAATGACGAAGAAAAAGAATGGATGATGCCACTGCTCGATATCCGCGACGCTCTGGATTTCCGCAGAGACCACAAGGGCGAATACGCTGAAAATGCTGATTATGACATCCGCGATTTTCGCCGCATGAGCGGTGCCGTCCAAGTGATGTCGGGTGGCCGCCCAATTCCCGGACCCTACATTCAGAGCGCTCGGGAAGAATGGCTTAGGAAGTTGCTCATTGCCCAAACCTACATCCGCAAAAACGGCCCACCCGAAGTACAAGGGATAGAACTGATAACCCTGGAAGAGTTACAGGAGATCCGTCGTATCTGGGTGGTAGACAAGCACGAACTGGAAGACTCTCTGCCCCGCATTTACCGGGAAGCTACCGGCAATGATTACCCAGGCCGCCCACTAGATGACAATCTGGTGATTGGCGAGGAAGAAATGCACGTTCTTGCCGAACTATGCGGAGAAGATCGCCTGCACTATGAGCTTACGCGCGAACTATTGAGTATAACCCGGCAACAACGGACAACCTCCCGTCGTGCCGGTCTTCATGAGCAACTAGAGAAGACCTTTTCCCGCCATTTTTACGACGACAAGCAGGACGCCCTCACCCGCGCCCAGCAGATGGCCGATCAAAAGCAACGTTTGTCCAATAATCGCCAGCAGTTCGTTTCGGTCGTCATGGAACCTTTGGCCTGCGATCAGGAGGGCGAAGCATGA
- a CDS encoding HEPN domain-containing protein, with protein sequence MRQHEQAMLLAKKAADDEALLAEILSSSHVSDEIFGFHCQQAAEKLLKALLSQAGIGYPRTHNLRLLMDLLADFGQPLPADLAELDILTPYGTLFRYEDLPAEVELDRETLFKLVRSLHEFVEKRLS encoded by the coding sequence ATGAGGCAGCATGAACAGGCTATGCTCCTGGCTAAAAAGGCTGCCGACGATGAGGCGCTCCTCGCCGAGATTCTCTCATCCAGTCATGTAAGCGATGAAATTTTCGGGTTTCATTGCCAGCAGGCTGCGGAAAAGCTTCTCAAGGCTTTGCTTTCCCAAGCTGGCATCGGCTATCCCAGAACCCATAACCTGCGCTTGCTCATGGACCTTCTGGCAGATTTCGGACAGCCGCTTCCTGCTGACCTGGCCGAGCTCGATATACTCACTCCTTACGGCACCCTGTTTCGCTACGAGGATCTGCCTGCCGAGGTCGAGCTCGACCGTGAAACGCTTTTCAAATTGGTCAGGTCACTCCACGAGTTCGTTGAGAAAAGACTTTCCTGA
- a CDS encoding MbcA/ParS/Xre antitoxin family protein, whose product MLQTKREPQAIDINLQSQEARGELAKMIIKLFDLWNLTTADQLELLGLSPKSRSLLAKYAKGEALPEGRDSLDRVGWLLAIHKALRLLYPQNPEIRYSWINRRNTAFDNLTPLAVMKEQGIIGLARVSRYLDYYRGL is encoded by the coding sequence ATGTTACAGACAAAAAGAGAACCTCAAGCGATAGATATCAATCTCCAGAGCCAAGAGGCCCGTGGAGAATTGGCAAAAATGATCATCAAATTATTCGATCTTTGGAATTTGACCACTGCTGACCAGTTGGAGCTTCTTGGCCTGAGCCCAAAGAGCCGTAGTCTCCTTGCCAAATACGCGAAGGGTGAGGCTCTTCCCGAAGGGCGGGATTCGCTCGACCGGGTAGGGTGGCTGCTGGCAATTCACAAAGCCTTGCGTTTGCTCTATCCTCAGAATCCCGAGATCCGCTACAGTTGGATAAATCGCCGAAACACGGCTTTCGACAATCTCACTCCATTGGCCGTAATGAAAGAGCAGGGGATCATCGGGCTTGCCAGGGTATCACGCTACCTTGACTATTACCGGGGCTTGTAG
- a CDS encoding helix-turn-helix domain-containing protein, producing MEEELRKQAVQRHLAGESPKAVYTSLDRSKKWFFKWLNRYQSGATDWYKEHSRAPLKRPSELSIVDKEIIVSTRNRLDSSPFAQIGVSAIKWELHKLGLPFRSDSTINRTLKREGLVKKNEIFPQRGRVPVLYRSPVLQQHPSDGSCWPPLHQE from the coding sequence ATGGAAGAAGAACTCAGGAAACAAGCAGTCCAGCGCCATCTTGCAGGCGAATCACCCAAGGCAGTCTATACAAGCCTTGATCGCTCCAAGAAGTGGTTTTTTAAGTGGTTGAACCGGTATCAATCTGGCGCGACTGACTGGTACAAGGAACACTCAAGAGCGCCACTTAAAAGACCGTCTGAACTCAGCATCGTAGATAAGGAGATTATTGTCTCCACCAGAAACCGCCTGGACTCGTCACCATTTGCACAGATTGGCGTTTCCGCTATCAAGTGGGAGCTGCATAAGCTGGGGTTACCGTTTCGCTCTGACAGCACCATTAACCGGACCCTGAAGCGGGAAGGACTCGTTAAAAAAAACGAGATATTCCCCCAAAGGGGTCGAGTACCCGTACTTTACCGAAGCCCTGTGCTGCAACAACATCCATCAGATGGATCTTGTTGGCCCCCGCTACATCAAGAGTGA
- a CDS encoding integrase core domain-containing protein produces MNVIDLYSHRVFIESNRTKEDDNIAQGLLRCWKSMGLPDFLQMDNELSFRGSNRYPRSLGLVLRLCLYFGVHPVFIPVAEPWRDGVIESFNDTYDKKFFRRQWFTSYSMLKRQSKNFQQFHNKNHRYSYLKGKTPLEVIEADKFKPLTLGPNTRMPKLDFLPDGTISLIRFIRSDRTLNIFGEKFEVSKDLVYSYVRAMIVTEIHTLQVYLGEDFVQSFEYRMPTEFSS; encoded by the coding sequence ATGAATGTGATTGATCTGTACAGCCATCGGGTCTTCATCGAATCAAATCGCACCAAGGAGGATGACAACATTGCACAGGGTTTGCTGCGCTGCTGGAAGTCAATGGGGCTTCCCGACTTCCTGCAAATGGACAATGAACTCAGTTTCCGTGGCAGTAACCGCTATCCGAGGTCACTTGGTCTGGTGCTGCGACTATGTCTCTACTTCGGCGTTCATCCTGTTTTTATCCCTGTTGCGGAACCGTGGCGCGATGGCGTAATAGAGAGCTTCAACGATACCTATGACAAAAAGTTTTTTCGCCGCCAGTGGTTCACAAGCTATTCCATGCTCAAGCGGCAAAGCAAGAATTTCCAGCAGTTTCACAACAAGAATCACCGTTACAGCTATCTCAAGGGGAAAACGCCACTGGAGGTTATTGAAGCTGACAAATTCAAGCCCTTGACGCTGGGGCCAAATACCAGGATGCCAAAACTTGATTTTCTCCCGGACGGCACCATTTCGCTCATTAGATTTATCAGGAGCGATAGAACACTTAACATCTTTGGCGAAAAATTTGAGGTTTCAAAAGACCTCGTCTATTCATATGTGCGAGCCATGATCGTAACGGAAATTCACACGCTGCAAGTGTACCTGGGTGAAGACTTTGTTCAAAGCTTTGAGTACAGAATGCCTACAGAGTTCAGCTCATGA
- a CDS encoding nucleotidyltransferase domain-containing protein, whose product MINQALLDRATELLKDTAHPQKIILFGSHARKEAREDSDVDILVIETEVKDRIAEMVRLNRTLSPLRIPVDLLVVSQEMFDYWAETPGNVYYQANTEGKVVYEAA is encoded by the coding sequence ATGATAAATCAAGCTCTTCTGGACAGGGCAACCGAACTGCTCAAGGATACTGCCCATCCGCAAAAAATCATCCTGTTTGGCTCTCATGCCCGGAAAGAAGCGCGCGAAGACAGTGATGTCGATATTCTCGTCATTGAAACTGAGGTGAAGGATCGCATTGCCGAGATGGTGCGCCTTAACCGGACATTGAGTCCGCTTCGCATTCCCGTCGATCTACTGGTGGTCAGCCAGGAGATGTTCGATTATTGGGCTGAAACTCCGGGCAATGTATATTACCAGGCAAATACAGAAGGGAAGGTAGTTTATGAGGCAGCATGA
- a CDS encoding RES family NAD+ phosphorylase codes for MSALAAHAEMRVKEGIPSGLINRGFHYTTAIDYPFQKEPYLISRYGNGTFGVWYGALEMETTLYETAYHMMKEEARVEGNTGLIVRERAVYLVRARAVLIDLAGKEKRFPDLLSNDYGFTQQIAERLQKEGHPGLLAPSARYSGTNLVAFKPSILSDPRISCYLTYRYDSQTKSLEVERQEGEIVLRHQFH; via the coding sequence TTGAGCGCTTTGGCGGCCCACGCCGAGATGCGGGTGAAGGAAGGGATTCCGTCAGGGTTAATCAACCGTGGTTTTCACTACACGACGGCGATTGATTATCCTTTCCAAAAAGAACCCTATTTAATCTCTCGCTACGGGAATGGGACCTTCGGCGTCTGGTATGGAGCTCTGGAGATGGAGACGACCCTCTACGAAACGGCCTACCACATGATGAAAGAAGAAGCCCGAGTAGAGGGGAATACAGGACTGATTGTCCGTGAACGGGCGGTTTACCTGGTCCGCGCTCGCGCTGTTCTCATAGACCTGGCAGGAAAGGAAAAGCGCTTTCCGGACCTCTTGTCCAACGACTACGGATTCACTCAACAGATAGCAGAGCGGCTGCAGAAAGAAGGCCATCCGGGGTTGCTTGCACCATCTGCACGCTACAGCGGGACAAACTTGGTAGCATTTAAGCCCTCGATACTGAGCGACCCCAGAATCAGTTGCTACCTCACCTACAGGTACGATTCTCAGACCAAATCTCTGGAAGTTGAAAGGCAGGAGGGGGAGATTGTTTTGAGGCATCAATTCCATTGA